The DNA region CAGGCCACCACGATTGACCAGGCCAATGTAAATTTTACTGCCATGTTACTTTACTCTGTATTGGACCAGAAAGAAGAAACTATAAAAAATGTTGCTTTTAAATTCGTGGACCACAACAATTTCATGCAGGCACTGATTCGCACAGTAGAAGGATCAATCAGAGGATTTGTAGCGACCAAGAAGCAATCAGAAGTACTCTCTTTGAGAAGAGAAATTGTAGAAGATGTAAAAGAACAGCTTGATTTAACTCTTGAAAGCTGGGGTTATCACCTATTGGACCTTCAGATGAACGATATCACTTTTGATGACCAGATCATGAAATCCATGGCTCAGGTAGTTGCCTCCAACAATCTTAAAGCTGCTGCAGAGAACGAAGGTCAGGCATTGCTCATCACAAAGACCAAAGCTGCCGAAGCAGAAGGTAATGCTATAAAAATTGCTGCCGAGGCCGAAAGAGAAGCTGCAATGCTTCGCGGACAAGGAGTAGCATTATTCAGACAGGAAGTAGCAAGAGGTATGACCCAGGCAGCCAAAGAAATGCAGGAAGCTAATCTTAATTCCTCTCTTATTTTGTTTTCAATGTGGACGGAAGCCGTAAAGAATTTTGCAGAACATGGTAAAGGCAATACGATATTCCTTGATGGATCTACAGACGGTATGCAAAGAACTATGAAAGAGCTGATGGCAATTTCCATGGGTGATTTTAAAAATTCCTCCGGAAAGAATAGTGACTAACAAATACTTTGCTATAAGTTCAATAAAAAAGCATAGGTTAATCCCTATGCTTTTTTATTAAGATCTGTTTTAAAATTTCCTTCAATTAAAATTGTCTAAAAGAAAATAAGGTAAATGATAGAGCCGAAAAGAGCATACTTCACTCCATAATAAACAGTTTTATTGTATGCCTTTATTCTTTTGCCGAGTAACCTTATCTGATAAAGATATTTGAATATTTTATTCAGATTTCCGGTTTTATCTTTTTCCTTATTAGGAGAAGCTGCAGAAGCCATAATAAACCAACCGAAGAAGCTGTTGAGCCATTTACCGATTTTCAACTTCATTGGTCTTTCAACATCACAGAAAAAAATTAATCTGTCTTTATCTGTAGCATTCTCCGCATAGTGAATATATGTTTCATCAAATAAAACATCCTCACCATCTTTCCAGAAATAAGACTGCCCGTCAAGGACCAGTTCACATTTGGGAGAATTGGGAGTTATCAGGCCGAGGTGATACCTCAGGGAGCCTGCATAAGGATCGCGATGTTCCGGGAGTTTGCTGCCTGCCGGCAATACCACAAACATGGCAGCCTTTATGGATGGAATATTTTTTATCAACTCTACAGTTTTCGGGCAACATTCCAAAGCCGAAGGATGAAAATCATTGTACCATTTCAGATAAAATCTCTTCCACCCTCTTCTGAAAAATGAATTAAAACCAATATCATTGTACTTATCTGAGCCCTTTATCAAGGCGCTTCTTTCAAGAGTTAAAGCTTCATCTCTGATTGTTTCCCAACTCTCCCTTAAGACCTGTAAATCAGAATATTTTGAAACCTCCAGATAGGGTCTCGAAGGGGCTGATGAAAATATATACATCAGGAAATTAATTGGAGCCATAAAAGTAGAGTGATCCAACAACTGGCGAAAGAAAGTATATCTAACTTTTCCTCTGTAATGAATATACATGGAGGAGAATATCAGAACCAGAAGAAATAAAACTTTGCCATTGAAGATATATTGGTACCAGTTTTCCATAATACAATTGTTCTAGCTTGGTGATTAAAAATGAGTTAGCTAAACAATTTCCCAGGAATATTGTTTATAAAAAAAGCAGGTAGTTTTTACTACCTGCTTCTTTCAACCAAAAAAATTTAAAAATTTACAAAACACTTAATCCGCCAATTCAAAATATAAGACGCTTATACAATAAAAAATTCACCATTGTGATTGTATAAAAAATAAGTTCGCCGATTTGAATCAGGGCAAATTTGATTATTCTACAAACTGGCACCTATAATGTAACCCCTCTCATCGAAAATAATTTTTATTTTATTACAGTAACTATAATTCTTTGATTTTCACCAGATACAATAATATAATCTCCCATAGGTACGATTTCCCCGTTATTTCCCGTCCCGTCCCATTCCGCAGGAGTCAAAATGGTTTTAATAAGAATTCCGCTCATATCATAAATTTTTGTTGTACCTGGAAATCCGATAAAATAAGAAGGTTGATACGCTCCTGTAAATGCAAGCACTTTTTCAGGACAAGGTTCATTTTTTTTAACTGAA from Sporocytophaga myxococcoides includes:
- a CDS encoding SPFH domain-containing protein, encoding MTYVFIIFAILTLIILFSSFVTVKQGTVGVITVFGKYRRIMSPGLNLKIPLIETIYNRVSVQNHSAELEFQATTIDQANVNFTAMLLYSVLDQKEETIKNVAFKFVDHNNFMQALIRTVEGSIRGFVATKKQSEVLSLRREIVEDVKEQLDLTLESWGYHLLDLQMNDITFDDQIMKSMAQVVASNNLKAAAENEGQALLITKTKAAEAEGNAIKIAAEAEREAAMLRGQGVALFRQEVARGMTQAAKEMQEANLNSSLILFSMWTEAVKNFAEHGKGNTIFLDGSTDGMQRTMKELMAISMGDFKNSSGKNSD
- a CDS encoding aspartyl/asparaginyl beta-hydroxylase domain-containing protein translates to MENWYQYIFNGKVLFLLVLIFSSMYIHYRGKVRYTFFRQLLDHSTFMAPINFLMYIFSSAPSRPYLEVSKYSDLQVLRESWETIRDEALTLERSALIKGSDKYNDIGFNSFFRRGWKRFYLKWYNDFHPSALECCPKTVELIKNIPSIKAAMFVVLPAGSKLPEHRDPYAGSLRYHLGLITPNSPKCELVLDGQSYFWKDGEDVLFDETYIHYAENATDKDRLIFFCDVERPMKLKIGKWLNSFFGWFIMASAASPNKEKDKTGNLNKIFKYLYQIRLLGKRIKAYNKTVYYGVKYALFGSIIYLIFF